In one window of Nicotiana tabacum cultivar K326 chromosome 12, ASM71507v2, whole genome shotgun sequence DNA:
- the LOC107765770 gene encoding uncharacterized protein LOC107765770, with amino-acid sequence MGKKRKSLASKLDEVDRSMYSTFCSGANSLSQLYTQAMNQQKLSFQAGERHGLEKLYQSILRQQEGGSRVTTADIMNYLQSELDYSGEDHSISPRPPQNQHSQPMHFANSGFPVSSGSIGVAAPGHGVRSDHDLQSKNYVFSNALSSPVRRSLQNYQIAQGGFLLNNVQPLNGARNNETNVQQQNRESNSSNSADASMDMHSDSPGHDFTY; translated from the exons ATGGGGAAGAAGCGGAAGTCATTGGCATCGAAGCTGGATGAGGTGGATCGAAGCATGTATTCGACGTTTTGTAGCGGAGCGAATTCGCTTTCACAGCTTTATACTCAGGCTATGAACCAACAGAAGCTTTCCTTTCAGGCGGGTGAACGCCACGGCTTG GAGAAACTGTATCAATCGATCTTGAGACAACAAGAGGGAGGATCCAGAGTGACAACTGCTGACATAATGAACTACCTGCAG TCGGAACTGGACTATAGTGGAGAGGACCATTCAATTTCGCCTAGACCACCGCAGAACCAGCACTCTCAACCAATGCATTTTGCAAATTCAGGCTTTCCAGTCTCTTCAGGCTCAATTGGTGTAGCAGCTCCAGGACATGGTGTACGATCAGATCATGATCTGCAATCGAAGAATTATGTTTTCTCAAATGCTCTTTCAAGCCCTGTTCGACGAAGCCTGCAGAACTATCAAATTGCTCAAGGAGGTTTCCTTTTAAACAATGTTCAGCCTTTAAATGGAGCACGAAACAACGAAACGAACGTCCAGCAGCAAAATAGGGAGTCCAATAGCAGTAACTCTGCTGA